Proteins from a genomic interval of Caldicellulosiruptor diazotrophicus:
- the purB gene encoding adenylosuccinate lyase: MNDIYETPLNSRYASDEMKRLFSNDTRFKLWRKLWIALAEAQKELGLDITDEQIEEMKRYAEDINYEVARQKEKELRHDVMAHIHAFGEQAKKARPIIHLGATSCFVTDNADIIIMYEALKLIRKKLVNCIKVLSDFALKYKDMPTLGFTHFQPAQLTTVGKRAMLWVQDLVMDLEFLEYVMEHTYLRGVKGTTGTQASFMALFDGDEEKVKMLDKLVCKKMGFEKSFPLTSQTYPRKYDFLVLSVLASIAQSSYKFANDIRLLQHLKEIEEPFEKTQVGSSAMAYKRNPMRSERICALARYVMVNIQNPLFTASVQWLERTLDDSANRRISIPEAFLATDSILNLYHNVASGLVVYEKMIERHIQQELPFMATENILMEAVKRGGDRQDLHEKIRKYSMEAGRNVKEFGKENNLIELISNDPSFKLSKEEIQAILDPKKFVGRAPSQVQEYYDEYVKPILEKYKGDLNFESQVNI, from the coding sequence GTGAACGATATTTATGAGACACCACTAAATTCAAGATATGCAAGCGATGAGATGAAGAGACTTTTTTCAAATGATACACGTTTTAAGCTTTGGCGCAAGCTCTGGATTGCACTGGCAGAGGCACAAAAAGAGCTTGGCCTTGATATTACAGATGAGCAGATTGAAGAAATGAAAAGATATGCAGAGGATATAAACTATGAAGTAGCAAGGCAAAAGGAAAAAGAACTCAGGCACGATGTGATGGCGCATATCCATGCGTTTGGCGAGCAGGCCAAAAAAGCAAGACCAATAATTCATCTTGGTGCAACAAGCTGTTTTGTTACAGACAACGCAGATATTATCATTATGTATGAAGCGTTAAAACTTATCAGAAAAAAACTTGTAAACTGCATAAAGGTTTTGTCCGACTTTGCTCTAAAGTATAAAGATATGCCCACGCTCGGATTTACGCATTTTCAGCCTGCACAGCTGACAACTGTGGGCAAAAGAGCTATGCTTTGGGTTCAGGATTTGGTGATGGATTTAGAGTTTCTGGAGTATGTTATGGAGCATACTTATCTGAGAGGAGTCAAAGGAACAACTGGTACTCAAGCAAGTTTTATGGCACTTTTTGATGGCGATGAAGAAAAGGTAAAAATGCTTGACAAGCTTGTATGCAAAAAGATGGGGTTTGAAAAGAGTTTTCCGTTGACATCACAAACATATCCACGAAAATATGATTTTCTGGTCTTATCAGTTTTAGCTTCAATTGCACAAAGCAGTTACAAGTTTGCAAATGATATAAGACTTTTGCAACACTTAAAGGAAATTGAAGAGCCGTTTGAGAAAACTCAAGTTGGTTCATCTGCAATGGCTTATAAGCGAAATCCTATGAGAAGTGAAAGAATCTGCGCGCTGGCAAGATATGTCATGGTGAATATTCAAAATCCGCTGTTTACAGCATCTGTTCAGTGGCTTGAAAGAACATTGGATGATTCCGCAAACAGAAGAATATCAATTCCAGAGGCGTTTTTGGCAACAGATAGTATTTTAAACCTTTATCACAACGTTGCAAGTGGGCTTGTTGTGTATGAAAAGATGATAGAAAGGCATATACAGCAAGAACTTCCATTTATGGCAACTGAGAATATATTGATGGAAGCTGTAAAGCGTGGCGGTGACAGACAAGATTTGCATGAGAAAATAAGAAAGTATTCCATGGAAGCTGGAAGAAATGTCAAAGAGTTTGGGAAAGAAAATAATCTTATAGAGCTTATTTCAAATGATCCAAGTTTTAAACTTTCAAAAGAGGAAATTCAGGCTATTTTGGACCCCAAAAAATTTGTGGGTAGGGCTCCTTCACAGGTGCAAGAGTATTATGATGAATATGTCAAACCAATACTTGAAAAGTATAAAGGAGATCTTAATTTTGAGTCGCAGGTTAATATATAA
- a CDS encoding pyridoxal phosphate-dependent aminotransferase yields MKYSQRALNISASPTLAIDSLAKKLKEAGENVIGFGAGEPDFDTPDNIKYAAVSAIVKGYTKYTPVAGISCLKEAVAKYYRENYAVDYSPDEVVVSNGAKHSLMNVFFALLNDGDEVLLPSPYWVTYPELIKLAGGKVVVVPTTKEKNYKITVSDIERYATSKTKALVLNSPSNPTGMVYTYEELKQIVEFCIEREIFIVSDEIYDKLIYDGKKHISAASINEKAKEFVIVVNGVSKSYAMTGWRIGYTLSNKELAKIMSNLQSHTTSNPNSIAQYAAYEALVGPQDSVKKMICEFEKRRDLIYSLVNDTKFLSALKPEGAFYIWVDVSATVGKSFEGKLIDSANTFAKILLEVEKVAVVPSEGFGMENHIRLSYATSEKNIREGLERIKRFVEKLS; encoded by the coding sequence ATGAAATATTCTCAAAGAGCACTTAATATTTCAGCATCACCGACACTTGCCATCGATAGCCTTGCAAAAAAATTAAAAGAAGCTGGTGAAAACGTAATCGGATTTGGTGCGGGTGAGCCTGATTTTGATACTCCAGATAATATTAAATATGCTGCAGTTTCAGCTATTGTAAAAGGGTATACAAAATACACGCCAGTTGCGGGGATTAGCTGTTTAAAAGAAGCTGTTGCAAAGTATTACAGAGAGAATTATGCAGTAGATTATTCTCCAGATGAAGTGGTTGTTTCAAATGGTGCAAAGCATTCGCTTATGAACGTGTTTTTTGCACTTTTAAACGATGGTGATGAGGTACTTTTACCATCTCCATATTGGGTTACATATCCAGAACTTATAAAACTTGCAGGTGGGAAGGTAGTAGTTGTCCCAACAACAAAAGAAAAGAATTACAAAATAACAGTATCTGACATTGAAAGGTATGCGACGTCAAAAACAAAAGCGCTTGTGCTGAATTCACCTTCAAATCCCACCGGTATGGTCTATACATATGAGGAGCTTAAACAAATTGTTGAGTTTTGTATTGAAAGAGAAATATTTATTGTCTCTGATGAAATATATGACAAGTTGATTTATGATGGCAAAAAGCACATATCGGCGGCATCGATAAATGAAAAGGCAAAAGAGTTTGTAATTGTTGTAAACGGTGTTTCAAAATCGTATGCGATGACAGGATGGAGAATTGGTTATACCCTTTCAAACAAGGAACTTGCAAAGATTATGTCAAACCTTCAAAGCCACACAACCTCAAACCCAAATTCAATTGCCCAGTATGCTGCGTATGAAGCACTGGTAGGTCCGCAGGATAGCGTAAAAAAGATGATATGCGAATTTGAAAAGAGAAGAGACTTAATTTATAGCCTTGTAAATGATACCAAGTTTTTATCTGCACTGAAGCCCGAAGGTGCATTTTATATCTGGGTTGACGTATCTGCTACTGTTGGAAAGAGTTTTGAAGGCAAATTAATAGACTCGGCAAATACATTTGCAAAAATTCTTTTGGAAGTAGAAAAGGTAGCTGTAGTTCCAAGTGAAGGATTTGGAATGGAAAATCATATAAGACTTTCATATGCAACATCCGAGAAGAATATAAGAGAAGGGCTTGAAAGAATCAAGAGGTTTGTTGAAAAGCTAAGTTAG
- a CDS encoding dipeptidase — protein MFADAHNDTVTTAFSKGENLYKNSCQFDFERAKKVNLRLQYMAIWQDTRQEGIDFLKNAFYFLDRINEYEINNVAKSQKIEYVMINVLLSIEDISFINDIYEIELLKQRGVKSATLSWNHENKLCGGAYSDKGLTSIGQKVLKKLLEENFIIDLAHASKKTFLDVIKHLNKPFIVSHSNCFSLCPHPRNLTDEQIKIVRDFDGIIGINFYSPFVKYKGKANLNDVAKHIAYIAELIGVKYISFGSDFDGADDFPEGLRGVEDLPNIQEELKKWGFSEKEIMDICYFNLSRFTERFLK, from the coding sequence ATGTTTGCCGATGCCCATAATGATACGGTGACCACCGCTTTTTCCAAAGGTGAGAATCTTTACAAAAATTCCTGCCAGTTTGACTTTGAGAGGGCAAAAAAAGTTAATTTAAGACTTCAATACATGGCAATATGGCAAGACACACGTCAAGAAGGCATTGATTTTTTGAAAAATGCCTTTTATTTTTTGGACAGAATAAATGAGTACGAAATAAACAACGTAGCTAAAAGCCAAAAAATCGAATATGTCATGATAAACGTTTTACTTTCAATTGAAGATATATCTTTTATAAATGACATATATGAGATAGAGCTTCTAAAACAAAGAGGGGTAAAAAGTGCAACACTTTCCTGGAATCACGAAAATAAACTTTGCGGTGGTGCATATTCAGATAAAGGCTTGACAAGTATCGGACAAAAAGTTTTAAAAAAGCTACTTGAAGAAAACTTTATCATAGACCTTGCACACGCATCAAAGAAGACTTTTTTGGATGTTATAAAGCATCTAAATAAACCTTTTATAGTAAGCCATTCTAACTGTTTTAGCTTATGCCCGCACCCACGAAACCTTACAGATGAGCAGATAAAAATTGTGAGAGATTTCGATGGCATAATAGGAATTAATTTTTATTCTCCATTTGTAAAATATAAAGGTAAAGCTAATTTGAATGATGTTGCCAAACACATAGCATATATTGCAGAATTAATTGGTGTGAAGTACATTTCGTTTGGGTCTGATTTTGACGGGGCAGATGATTTCCCGGAAGGCTTGAGAGGAGTTGAAGATTTGCCGAACATACAAGAAGAACTCAAAAAATGGGGATTTTCTGAAAAAGAGATTATGGACATTTGCTATTTTAATCTTTCAAGGTTTACTGAAAGATTTTTAAAATGA
- a CDS encoding MBL fold metallo-hydrolase: MRLNILGARGPYPAKGEPTSGYLLRTKEANILLECGSGVLTRLLNFISFDEISFIICSHLHADHTSDLGVLRYYLASRGKEIDLYIPSEPKEEYDLIRKGVYRVKEIENNMEAKIGNLTINFLEGQHPYKSFAVRIEVDDKVFGFSGDTGFKEELIEFFKDADVLLLNAAYTDKEVEKIEPEKRFHLSPKQAAEIAKKANAKLLVLTHLKPECSEKEHLLSAKEVFENVVLATDNDTIEL; the protein is encoded by the coding sequence ATGAGATTGAATATCTTGGGAGCAAGAGGACCTTATCCGGCAAAAGGTGAGCCTACATCGGGGTATCTTTTGAGGACAAAAGAGGCAAATATTCTACTTGAGTGTGGAAGTGGAGTTTTGACAAGGCTTTTGAACTTTATTTCTTTTGATGAGATTTCATTTATTATTTGCAGCCACCTTCATGCTGATCACACAAGTGATTTGGGAGTTTTGAGATACTATCTTGCATCAAGAGGCAAAGAAATAGACCTTTATATACCTTCTGAGCCAAAAGAGGAGTATGATCTGATAAGAAAAGGAGTGTACAGGGTTAAGGAAATTGAAAATAATATGGAAGCAAAAATAGGAAATCTTACAATCAACTTTTTAGAAGGTCAGCATCCTTACAAAAGCTTTGCTGTAAGAATTGAAGTAGATGACAAGGTTTTTGGATTCTCAGGTGATACAGGATTTAAAGAAGAATTGATAGAATTTTTCAAGGATGCAGATGTGCTTTTGTTAAACGCAGCATACACAGACAAGGAAGTGGAGAAAATTGAACCTGAAAAGAGATTTCATTTGAGTCCAAAGCAGGCAGCTGAAATTGCAAAAAAAGCAAATGCAAAGCTTCTTGTTTTGACCCATTTAAAGCCTGAATGCAGCGAAAAAGAACATCTTCTGTCTGCAAAAGAGGTTTTTGAAAATGTTGTTCTTGCAACTGATAATGACACAATAGAATTATAA
- the metX gene encoding homoserine O-acetyltransferase MetX, whose translation MEKFEFWEEGYKKFVKFAHNKDFVLESGKKFGPITVAYETYGEINKEKNNVILITHALTGDSHVAKHSEDDPKPGWWDKFVGPGKMIDTNKYFVICSNVFGGCQGTTGPSSIDPETGKPYGARFPIITIKDMVNVQKKLLEALKIDHILCVVGGSMGGMQALEWAVSYPDFMDGVINIASPLKLNAQSIAFNEVMRRAIMADPNWHGGDYYDKTGPSQGLSIARMLGMITYQSDKLMDKKFNRRMKDPVESFFESFNTEFEVESYLHYQGMKLVQRFDANTYLYLTRAMDLYDLGRTYGSEEKALRRIKAKFMLIAITSDILFPLSRMRFMRDKLLEAGVDLVYKEIESDYGHDSFLVEEEKYRNIISEFLELLYNKEMIR comes from the coding sequence TTGGAAAAATTTGAGTTCTGGGAAGAGGGTTACAAAAAGTTTGTAAAATTTGCACACAACAAGGATTTTGTATTAGAAAGTGGCAAGAAATTTGGACCAATTACAGTTGCTTATGAGACATATGGAGAAATTAATAAGGAAAAAAACAACGTTATTTTGATAACTCATGCCTTGACAGGCGATTCACATGTTGCAAAGCATTCAGAAGATGACCCTAAGCCAGGATGGTGGGACAAGTTTGTTGGTCCCGGCAAGATGATTGACACAAATAAATATTTTGTAATATGTTCAAATGTGTTTGGGGGCTGTCAGGGGACAACAGGTCCTTCTTCTATTGACCCTGAGACAGGAAAACCTTACGGTGCAAGGTTTCCTATAATAACCATAAAAGACATGGTGAATGTTCAGAAAAAGCTTTTAGAAGCTCTAAAGATAGACCATATACTATGTGTTGTTGGCGGTTCCATGGGCGGAATGCAGGCTTTGGAGTGGGCTGTGAGCTACCCGGATTTTATGGACGGGGTTATAAACATTGCATCGCCACTTAAACTCAACGCGCAGTCAATTGCATTTAATGAAGTTATGAGAAGGGCTATTATGGCAGACCCAAACTGGCACGGTGGAGACTACTATGACAAGACAGGACCTTCTCAGGGACTTTCAATTGCCAGAATGCTTGGCATGATAACATACCAGTCTGATAAGCTCATGGATAAAAAGTTTAATCGACGAATGAAAGACCCTGTTGAGAGCTTTTTTGAGTCGTTTAACACCGAGTTTGAAGTAGAAAGTTATTTACACTATCAGGGTATGAAACTTGTTCAGAGGTTTGATGCAAACACGTATCTTTATCTCACACGCGCAATGGACCTTTATGATTTGGGAAGGACATATGGCAGTGAAGAAAAAGCTTTAAGACGAATAAAGGCAAAATTTATGCTAATTGCCATAACATCAGATATACTCTTTCCGCTATCTCGGATGAGATTTATGAGAGACAAGCTTTTAGAAGCTGGGGTTGACCTTGTTTACAAAGAGATTGAGTCTGATTATGGTCACGACTCTTTTTTGGTTGAAGAGGAGAAGTACAGGAATATTATATCTGAATTTTTAGAATTACTATATAACAAGGAGATGATAAGATGA